The Lycium ferocissimum isolate CSIRO_LF1 chromosome 8, AGI_CSIRO_Lferr_CH_V1, whole genome shotgun sequence DNA segment tttattcataAACTCAATAGTTCTCCATTACATGCAAATAGCTAGCAAGTAGCAAAGTCCCTGTTTATATTAGTATGAAATCTACTTTGActagaaattggaaaacataTTCCTATATAACTTTGACTACAAATTCTATTTAGACAGGAGTTAAATAATGAGAAATTGATATAAATAATTTCCAACCAAACTAATAGCCAGCAGATGTTTGTTTTTTGCACAATAATATatgatatacataatatacatttttgatacaaaatagtgtatattttttgtatatttagctaGCTAATGTCATAATTTTTGGCCAACCGGCCAAATGTGTAACTTGCCCTAAAATAAATACGAAATTCTAAACAATTCTGGTTTTTTACAACTTTGAATTATTCTTCCAACAGGCCGTCTTGGACAACATTGTGTCAGTAAGACGGGTTCATATCATTGATTTTGGACGCGAGACTGGTTTGCCTATGCCAATCATCATGCATGCTCTTGCCAATAGAAATGATTGTCCGATTGAGCGTCTCAAGATAACTTCTGTAGGAACATCAAGACAAAGGATTGAGGAGAACGGCAAGAGGCTATCATCATTTGCTGAGACATTGAATATCCCCTTCCTATTCAACATGGTGGTTTTAGAACTAAAGGATCTGAAGAAAGAAAATTTCGATTTAGAAGAAGGTGAAGTGGTAGCCGTTTACTCGGAATTTCGTTTGTGCACTATGCTAGCATAGCCTAATTACTTAGAAAGTTTAGTAAGGGTTATTAAAAGCCTCAAGCCATGTGTAATGGCGGTTTGTGAAACTAAGGCAAGTAATACTACGATTTTCGTTGATCATTTCAATGCAGTACTATCGTACTTTAGTGCTCTTTTTGATTGTCATGGGACGTGTATGAAGCCAGAAGATCAAAATAGAGGGATCGCTGAGGGTGTTTACTTTCGCGAAATAATACAAAATGTGATCGTTAGTGAAGGAGAAGAGAGGTTTCATCGACATTCAAAgattggtttttggagaaactATTTTGCTAGATATGGAATTATGGAAACAGAAGTTAGCGACTCATCGCTGTACCAAGCTAGGTTGTTGATTCAGAGGTCTGCGTGCTGAAGTTATTGCTCCCTGGATTTTACCGGGAAATCCCTGATCTTGAAGTCGAAAGGAACCCCTGTGAGGTCCCTTTCGGCCTGGAAATTTCCAGATGACTAATAGTATGTTTGAACAAGCTTATGGAGAATCAGAAGTACTTATTTTAGAGAGTTGAGGTGTTTGGTCAAAGCTAAAATATTCGCTTTtgagtagtagtagtagtagtagttgcTTTTCAGAAGCTGAAAAAAGCAGTTTCCCTATAAGCACTTTTGGAACTTTGGCCAAGAAAAATTACTGCTCTAATATTagcaaaagtgcttttcaaattgattagtcaaACACAAACGGCTACTTTCCAAACGTACTTTTTcgaaaagcacttttcaaaataagcagatGTTGGAAGTTTAACCAAACGTGGCTATAAGACAATGCAGCATACTAGCAgagaatttgaatttttatggTTTTTGATCCGATAGCTAGGAGATTCTATAGGCAGTATATACGGGCCATGTAAAACCATATAAGAGCTATGTTCGCCAGCCAAATTATTGGATGAGCTATATTATTCCTTTTAATGTATGTCTAGTGAAGTAAAATCTGATTGAAAACACGAGTACTTAAATTTTGTTACATTTTTCAGGTTAGCGTGTTTCCTTGAGTcgagggtctatcgaaaacagcctctctacctctcaaaggtaggggtaaggtctgcatacactttaccctctccagaccctacttgtgggattacactgggtatgttgttgtatttcAGGTTAGCGTGTAACATGGATAAGAAAACAGGTTTGTTATTGAAGTTTGAATGATCATTCTTAGTTGCACAATTATGTCACCATGTTCTTTTGAATCAAGACCTGTGCAAGACAGTCAGTATAATACCAACTTTTAGGAAGACACAAGCAAACAGATGAATAAAGACCGATATAAAAGACACTAAAAGTGGTATAATGCTGAAAAATAGTACAACTAATGTTCTTTAGAGGCTATTACAGATAAATATTTCATGTTAACAGTTCAAGTTAATTTGCCTTCCTTCATACAGTAATTAGGAATCTCAATGATTGGGAAGTGAAGTGAGTGGCTGCTTTATTAACTGTTCTGGAACCATTTCATAGCCTCAACAACAGTAATGATATTATAGTTTGGAAGCCACACAACAATGGGATGTTCACTGTAAACTCTTGTTACAAAACCTTCACTCAGGCTAATGCACATCATTGTCACTGCCGGGGGCGGAGCTAGGGTATGCAATCAGTGACGGAGCTAGAAATTCAAACGAGGGAATTCATAAAAACTTATGTCAAAGGGGATtcaataacttatatatatgcgCAAAAAACCATTCTTATGTATTTACATAGTATATTTTCAACAAAGGAGGTTCAATTGAACTCCCTTGCACCCCTCTGCCTCTGAGGGATGTTCATCGGAGAATTCTACTGTATATCTAaggtcaaaattatttttgtgtatatatagtagatattgaaTCCCTATGACTTCTTCAAtatacttctttatattttgaaacccTTGGTGAAAAATCTAGCTCCACACTCACTGGCCTCAGTTTAAAATCTGGAAAACAAAGCACCATTCAAAGTATTGTGTTTGTGTTGACTCCTAAGCTTTTTCAATCTTATATGCAAtctattttctttcatttgaaTATTCTCTTCATCCCTTAATAAATTAAGTATTGTTAATTGTATATATCGTTTGTTTTGTTGCTACGCGGCACCATTTTGTCTCTTGTTGTGAACTTGGTATTAAATTTAATCTTCACATAGATTATCTTAGGactccttttttaaaaaaattatattagaaTCCTAATACTAAATTACATAGGACGGCAAAGCTACATTTGGACTTattatatatttcttattacTTAAAACTTTACAGTAAGCAGAAAGCTGTTTCTTCGGTCGTGACTTAGTGAATTCCTTAAATTATTTTCGCATACAAATAAGTTTATAACATGTAGTTCTATTGTAAAAATTGACCTCAATGAAACACTTTGAACAGAAAATATCGATGACGTTGGTATCAAGGCTATTGTTTTTTCAAGTGATTACGTACTTGAATACGTTTATTTTGGTTTCTTTAAGGTTCATATCATAGTCAATATCAAAGTGTTTGGATATAGAAGACAATACCATCAAAATCTCCAAAACATTctcatataaaattataaacatGGATTTCACTTGTTAGCATATGTCGGGAAGACAGCCAGGGTTGCCTTTCAATACTTTTATGATCTTGAGTAAAATGTTCCATTTTGATCAACCTGACTTTGATTTTGTTAGTCTTGATGACtgggattttgatgttatcccTCTACAACATCAATCCAATGTGGAAGAAACATCGAAATCACATGAGATTACTGAACCAAAGAAGAAAATTGGATCTCAATTGCCTTCAGCACTCAAGATCCTGACTGATTATGACACAACAAAgacagaaaagaaaaacatcatTAATATGCAAACAAATAATGAATGCAAGTTATCTACCGATGAAATCCTTCGTTTGGGTGCTGAGAAGTTCATTCAATCGTTTACTACAGCAGGTGATCAAGAAGCATATCCGTTTAGCCATCCGTTTGCTAGCTCATTTCTTGGCCTTTTGGTGGAAGACACCAGAAGTGTGGCACTCGTCGAAAATCTTCTTGCTTCTGCTGAGAAAGTAGAGCAGAAGCAGTTTGATCGCGCGAGAGGGCTTCTTAATGAGTGTGACAAGTCTTGTTCCAACACTGGAAATCCAATTCAGAGATTGGTATACTATTTTTCTCAAGCACTTCATGAGAGAATTAACTGTGAAACCGGAAGAGATTCATCGAAAGGAATTGGAATGAAGCGATTAGAACATATCGAGCATTCACTGATGAGCTTAGACCCCTTTATGATTGCAGCACATCAAAGAGTACCTCTGTCTCAGGTGACTCAATTTGCTGCTGTTCAAGCCATCGTAGATCATGTAGCAAAATCGGACAAGGTTCATATAATCGATCTCGAGATTGGAAGTGGGATGCAATGGACAATCTTGATGCAAGCTCTTGCAACACATCAATGGGAATCTGAATCATCACTTAAGCATATCAAGATAACTGCTTTATGCACCAAATTAAGGCATAAAATCGATGAAACATGTGAGCGATTAACGAGCTTTGCGGAATCCTTGAACTTGTCCTTCTCCTTCAATATTGTGATGGTCGAAGATATCATGGAACTAAAGCAAGAAGATTTTGAGCTAGATGATGAAGAATCAATTGCTATCTTCGCGCGATACATCCTCATGAGAATGTTAGCCCGACAAGACAAGCTAGATTCTTTGATGAGAGTGATTAAAGGTATTAATCCTCGAGTAATGATCGTTATAGAGGTTGAAGCAAACCATAATTCACCAGTATTCGTGGACCGGTTTGTGGAAGCTCTTTTTTTCTACGGTGCATTTTTTGACTCGTTGGAGGATTGCATGAAGGACGATGAACGAAGCAGGACAGCTACAGAATCAGAATACTTGAACCAAGGGATTAGGACCATTTTGGCAAATGAGGGTGAGGAAAGGACCATCAGACACGTAAAAATAGACGTATGGAGGGTGTTTTTCACGCGACATGGGATGGAGGAAGTGGAGCTGAGCATGTCATCGTTGTATCAGGCAAACCTGGtgcaaaagaatttttcttgTGGGAGTTCTTGCACATTGGAAATGAACAACAATTGTCTACCATTGGATGGAAAGGAACCCCTCTCAATTCAGTTTCTGCTTGGAAATTCTCTTGACATGTAATAACTTGTTTTATGAATGTCATAACCTTTATATTCTGTAAAAGAATCCAAGCATTCAACCCAAAATCTATAAGCTATTAGTGCAGTATTCTCAACATGCACGTGCGTGTAACCCGCTTATATGGTTGACAGGTGaagttgatattttatttttttttccttttttctctttgttgCCATTTTTTCCTTCGAGACTAGAGAAAGAGGAAGCTCAATAGGAGTGGGTCTGGAGCAGAGAGAGACATGTTAGACTCAACAAGCTTATGAGTGGACGCAGAGCATTGTTAGTGGCACGATGTACTGAACTGTATGTGTGTGCATAGAGAAGATCAACAGGCTCACAAAAGTTTGATTCTTTAAAAGAACCTGAGCATCCAACCGAAAAACttattaagtaggcgtttgccCATGcgttttcaaaccatgatttgaaatcatgaccCCAAACCAACGTTTGGACATGCGTTTTcactcatggtttcaaactccaaatcattcaaaaaggcatgatttggggtttgaaaccatggtttcaacttttttaaatataaaatttaacccataagtttatattttataaaaaaagactcataagttggtagatatttttaacaattacccctatcaatcatttaccaatctcattaacttccactaacctttatttatgtctgtcaacctttaatttatgtgggaggattatattaaagagtagttacattactattaatgttaaattttcgtttttattgaactaaagtttgattaattgatgttgtattttttagaaaggccttctagtagtgtactaattttgttatgaactatgacttgctcatttggtaagattgtataagaattgataatgttttgatagttttcacaatttgtagGGTTTTTATGTCtgtaagagaaaatacaacttaaaatattcaaattgcatgtccaaacatagTTTCAAACCATCTCCAAACGGGCCTAAGAATTAAGGGGGTTTGGACAAAAATCCTGATTAAATCAACATCACAAACAAAACTTCAAAACCATGTTGATTTAAATCGTGAAATCAATCATGACACGATTCtaaaaaatcatatttcatgaaatcccaaatcatccaaaaaggcatgatttgaggTTTCAAAATCTATATGACAACATATAGCAGGGCACTAGACCTGCCACATGGCACCTCTCATTAATGAGgaaatgtatttatcttttttatcaattttttgggGTTTGACTCTATTTTTAACACAATAAAATCAATTATTATATGGAAAAAAAGAGTTATTGTTTAGTTACAAGTCAATCGCACCGTCTCCCAATATTCTCTACACCTGCTGCAAACAAAAATCTTCACCGCTTCAGTTACAATGGCGCTTAAAATCAGAGAATACATCAACAATTAACAAAGGaaacaaattcaacttcaattcCAGTTGCATTCaaggaagagaagaaatcaccatGGGAGAAAGGTGTGAGAAAGATCTGAAGGTACGTACAAAGCTTCATCGTTGGTTGATCTGAGCCTTCATGTATCTCTGtattgaattattttttgatattttccaAGCAGGCCTTAATCCTTATATTGGTTTTCCCGATCCTTCTGTGAAAGTCGTCGGAGCAACAATTTATTCAACTATGGGATTCCACTGTAACTTTTTCCTTCtgttcatttttctttctttctactTGGCTTTCACATTGTTTGTCCTAACAGTGGAATTTATGACTGGTGTTAAGAAACAAtagcaaaaaaagaagaaaactgaGAATAACATCTGCAATTTGAACttcacaaaatcagaagtacGTATTTtagagttttgaggtgtttggtCAAGCTAAAATACTCGCTTTtgagtagtagtagtagtagttgcTTTTCAGAAGCTGAAAAAAGCAGTGGTTCCCTATAAGCACATTTGGAACTTTGGCTAAGAAAAATTACTGCTCTAATATTAGCAAAAGTGCTTCtcaaattgattagccaaacacaaactgctactTTTCAAATGTACTTTTTcgaaaagcacttttcaaaacAAGCAAATTTTGAAAGTTTAACCAAACGGGACTATAAGACAGTGCAGCATACTAGCagagaatttgaaattttatggTTTTTGATCCGTTTAGCTAGGCAAGCCTATAGGCAGTATATACGGGCCAGGTAAAACCATATAATAGTTGTTCGCCAGCCAAATAATTGTATGTCTAGTGAAGTAAAATCTGATTGGAAACACGAGTACTTAAATTTTGTTACATTTTTCAGGTTAGCGTGTTTCCTTGAGTCGAGGGTCTATCGAAAAGTcagcctctctacctctcaaaggtaggggtaaggtttgcgtgcACTTTACCCTCTCCTGACcctacttgtgggattacactgggtatgttgttgtatttcACGTTAGCGGGTAACATGGATAAGAAAACAGTTTGTTATTGAAGTTTGAATGATCATTCTTATTTGCTCAATTATGTCACCATGTTCTTTTCAATTGGCATAATGGAAGTCAAGACCTGTTCAAGACAGTCAGTATAATACCAACTTTTAGGAAGACAAGCAGACAGATGTTCATCTGAGGATTAGTAGAATCCTCGCTCAAGCTAATGCACATCATTGTCACTGCCAGGGGCGGAGTCAGGGTACTGCAAGCAGTGAGCCAGAAATTCAAACAAGGGAATTCAGAAAAATTTATGCTGAGGGGATTcaacaacttatatatatgctaaaaaaaattgtttttattacgtATTTACATAGTATGATTTTTCGACAAggggattcaattgaacccccttAGCTTGCACCCCTCTGCCTCCACCCCTAATTGCAATGATGTTCATCTGAGGATTCTAATGTATATACAaggtcaaaattattttttatgtacatatagtagatgttgaatcgCTTTGCTTCTTCCAATAGatactttttttatattttgaatccccttagtgaaaatcctgaaGCTGCACTCTGTAGAGAAGtatagcagaagaaaagtaaattGGGGAAaccttctgctagcccaagatcgttaactaagatcggaagattcaactaaagaagaggaagctttGGAAAGGAGAACTTTGTAATGGAAGAAGACTCTCTTAAATTGGCTTGAATGACTTACGATTGGGTTTTTATGGGTTGATTACAAATGACTAAGGccacccctatttatacttgtgtaGGGATGGTTCTAGAAATTCTTCTAGATACATCCATTAGAAAAATATAGTTATTTTTATCTCCTACCACTACTCTAGAATATC contains these protein-coding regions:
- the LOC132066314 gene encoding DELLA protein RGL1-like encodes the protein MAVCETKASNTTIFVDHFNAVLSYFSALFDCHGTCMKPEDQNRGIAEGVYFREIIQNVIVSEGEERFHRHSKIGFWRNYFARYGIMETEVSDSSLYQARLLIQRLACNMDKKTENIDDVGIKAIVFSSDYVLEYVYFGFFKHMSGRQPGLPFNTFMILSKMFHFDQPDFDFVSLDDWDFDVIPLQHQSNVEETSKSHEITEPKKKIGSQLPSALKILTDYDTTKTEKKNIINMQTNNECKLSTDEILRLGAEKFIQSFTTAGDQEAYPFSHPFASSFLGLLVEDTRSVALVENLLASAEKVEQKQFDRARGLLNECDKSCSNTGNPIQRLVYYFSQALHERINCETGRDSSKGIGMKRLEHIEHSLMSLDPFMIAAHQRVPLSQVTQFAAVQAIVDHVAKSDKVHIIDLEIGSGMQWTILMQALATHQWESESSLKHIKITALCTKLRHKIDETCERLTSFAESLNLSFSFNIVMVEDIMELKQEDFELDDEESIAIFARYILMRMLARQDKLDSLMRVIKGINPRVMIVIEVEANHNSPVFVDRFVEALFFYGAFFDSLEDCMKDDERSRTATESEYLNQGIRTILANEGEERTIRHVKIDVWRVFFTRHGMEEVELSMSSLYQANLVQKNFSCGSSCTLEMNNNCLPLDGKEPLSIQFLLGNSLDM